One Myxococcaceae bacterium JPH2 DNA window includes the following coding sequences:
- a CDS encoding polyketide synthase dehydratase domain-containing protein has translation MSTLDNLKGVAIIGMACRFPGARDLNAFWKNLCEGRESITFFTREELAEAGVPAHVMDTPGFVPAAPALEGVDQFDAGFFSYTGREASFMDPQQRLFLEVAWEAFEDSGYHPESIRSPVGVFAGSGGVVTSYLAAYQQRAPELLGPTGSVQHIGNDKDFVATRVSYKLDLKGPSINIQTACSTSLVALHLACRSVLDGECDLALAGASTIRFPHTNGYVYQSEDILSPDGHCRAFDEKAQGTIFGSGVAAVLIKPLRAAIEDGDHVYAVIKGSAINNDGGQKVSYGASSVPGQSMAMLEAMTLADVSPDTLRYVECHATGTTVGDPLEVQALTRAFRTGTSRKGFCGIGSVKTNIGHLEQTAGMAALIKTALALKHRQLPPTINFEKANPKLGLPSSPFYIQTRLEDWAASDEHPRRAGLNGLGLGGTNAFVVLEEAPTLPARAPAAAERPLHTLALSARNETALAQSAERFVRYLSTHPDANLADVCFTASSSRSAFEHRLAVSARSTEELASRLATVSQDTLAPGVAKGNGKARPVAFLFTGQGAQYPGMAAELYRTQPVFRDALDACDALSRPHLERSLLSVLFAEGEDAKLVNETGYTQVSLFAVEYALATLWRSWGVKPAVVMGHSVGEVTAACVAGSMSLADALKLISHRGRLMQGLPRTGGMAAVFASEAQVLELIAPFGERLSIGASNAPRSTVVSGEKEALASLFQVLTQQGIDFKELVVSHAFHSALMDPILDTLETIAAEIRFTKPSIPVVSNVTGALMEDAPTARYWRDHARGAVRFANGMQTLRDAGHTLFLEVGPGSSLLGLGRQCVPDESAQWLPSLSRQKGDWDVLSESLRALYVSGYTVDWRGFDQPYARRRLPLPTYPFQRKRYWVKESAAPLSARQDRGGHPLLGERLRSTLKEAQFEAHYSLDTLTYLDDHRIFGLPVLPTTAALELVTQGARAHFGVDAVAMERFLYGEALVLPEDGARVIHLVITPVEDDRATFKVFSTDERPGAPWVQHIEGELKPRRDANDSDVRDASGLAAAREHCASAVPIERYYPAIREMGLEYGPAFRGIQALWQGEGEALSHVRLPEHVASEPYALQPAFLDACLHIYPALAEAYGDFTVPPEDPRRTFLPLSMERYVVYAPGTRDAWVHAKRRAGATPDSMVVDLRLLAEDGRLLAVMEGLQVKRLTQEAMQPTATTSGDPVLDAIYLRQWEERPALALAQRNPEALPNRWLIFADRGGVGRALAEQLRALGEKCHLIYPDVTLVDGERLKPIAPDEPKLFHRLVRDYFGVPGISYRHVVYLWGLDATPADTLAPEQLASGEAGAVGSALLLIQAVSVVNSVTGATPRVWFATRNAQEVGSTPGAVEVAQSPLWALGAAMALRHSDLWGGLVDLDRDGAGGVNADAAALLSELWHSDGEDQVALRGGKRFAARLTRTQKPRPEAGARLFRADATYLITGGLGATGLELARWMVAHGGARHLLLADAQPLDEARTRAVDALVKLGAHVSVSRVDITREADAQRLFAEAKSLPTLKGVFHCATSRQEDLLDMIVWKKFSGAMAPKAMGAWLLHQHTLALPLDHFVLFSSVQSWIGSDTGTNEAAGGAFMEALSTLRRAQGLPATVVHWGAWELPGRALAQAEAARGVQALKPTQALEALDYVLRHDLPRAAVTATDWTAWTQQFRGGAPTLYSALGKAGARKRRSQRAGEDPRLLRQRIQAASEPERRGVIMEVVRKQVTDVLGADELVVVDAPLVGFGLDSLVSVNLVNRLEPALGVAVPVAKLLQGATIQSLVDELFPTLRAEAGRAA, from the coding sequence ATGAGCACGTTGGACAACCTGAAGGGCGTTGCAATCATTGGCATGGCGTGCCGGTTCCCGGGGGCCCGGGACCTGAACGCGTTCTGGAAGAACCTGTGCGAGGGACGCGAGTCCATCACCTTCTTCACGCGAGAGGAGCTGGCCGAGGCGGGCGTCCCCGCCCACGTCATGGACACGCCGGGCTTCGTGCCCGCGGCGCCGGCCCTGGAGGGCGTGGACCAGTTCGACGCCGGCTTCTTCAGCTACACGGGGCGCGAGGCCAGCTTCATGGACCCGCAGCAGCGCCTCTTCCTGGAGGTGGCGTGGGAGGCGTTCGAGGACAGCGGCTACCACCCCGAGTCCATCCGCTCCCCGGTGGGCGTGTTCGCCGGCTCCGGCGGCGTGGTGACCAGCTACCTGGCCGCGTACCAGCAGCGCGCGCCCGAGCTGCTGGGCCCCACGGGCAGCGTGCAACACATTGGCAATGACAAGGACTTCGTCGCCACGCGCGTGTCCTACAAGCTGGACTTGAAGGGCCCCAGCATCAACATCCAGACGGCGTGCTCCACGTCGCTGGTGGCGCTGCACCTGGCCTGCCGCAGCGTGCTGGATGGCGAGTGCGACCTGGCGCTGGCGGGCGCGTCCACCATCCGCTTCCCGCACACCAACGGCTACGTCTACCAGAGCGAGGACATCCTCTCGCCGGACGGGCACTGCCGCGCCTTCGACGAGAAGGCCCAGGGCACCATCTTCGGCAGCGGCGTGGCCGCGGTGCTCATCAAGCCGCTGCGCGCGGCCATCGAGGACGGCGACCACGTCTACGCGGTCATCAAGGGCAGCGCCATCAACAACGACGGCGGCCAGAAGGTCAGCTACGGCGCGTCCAGCGTGCCCGGGCAGTCCATGGCCATGCTGGAGGCGATGACGCTGGCGGACGTGTCTCCGGACACGCTGCGCTACGTGGAGTGCCACGCCACCGGCACCACCGTGGGCGACCCGCTGGAGGTCCAGGCCCTCACGCGCGCGTTCCGCACCGGCACCTCGCGCAAGGGCTTCTGCGGCATCGGCTCGGTGAAGACGAACATCGGGCACCTGGAGCAGACGGCCGGCATGGCCGCGCTCATCAAGACGGCGCTCGCGCTGAAGCACCGCCAGCTTCCTCCCACCATCAACTTCGAGAAGGCGAACCCCAAGCTGGGTCTGCCCTCGAGCCCCTTCTACATCCAGACGCGATTGGAGGACTGGGCCGCGTCCGACGAGCACCCCCGGCGCGCGGGCCTCAACGGCCTGGGCCTGGGCGGCACCAACGCCTTCGTCGTCCTGGAGGAGGCCCCGACGCTCCCCGCGCGCGCGCCCGCCGCGGCGGAGCGGCCGCTGCACACGCTGGCCCTCTCCGCGCGCAACGAGACGGCCCTGGCGCAGAGCGCCGAGCGCTTCGTCCGCTACCTGAGCACGCACCCCGACGCGAACCTCGCGGACGTCTGCTTCACCGCGAGCAGCAGCCGCTCGGCCTTCGAGCACCGGCTCGCGGTGTCCGCGCGCTCCACCGAGGAGCTGGCCTCGCGGCTGGCCACGGTGAGCCAGGACACGCTCGCGCCGGGCGTGGCGAAGGGCAACGGCAAGGCGCGCCCGGTGGCCTTCCTCTTCACGGGCCAGGGCGCGCAGTACCCGGGCATGGCCGCGGAGCTGTACCGCACGCAGCCCGTGTTCCGCGACGCGCTGGACGCGTGCGACGCGCTCTCCCGTCCGCACCTGGAGCGCTCGCTGCTCAGCGTGCTGTTCGCCGAGGGCGAGGACGCGAAGCTCGTCAACGAGACGGGCTACACGCAGGTGTCGCTGTTCGCGGTGGAGTACGCGCTGGCGACGCTGTGGCGCTCGTGGGGCGTGAAGCCCGCGGTGGTGATGGGCCACAGCGTGGGCGAGGTGACGGCGGCGTGCGTGGCCGGCAGCATGAGCCTGGCGGACGCGCTCAAGCTCATCTCGCACCGAGGCCGGCTCATGCAGGGCCTGCCTCGCACGGGCGGCATGGCGGCGGTGTTCGCCTCCGAGGCGCAGGTGCTGGAGCTCATCGCGCCCTTCGGTGAGCGGCTGTCCATTGGCGCGAGCAACGCCCCGCGCAGCACCGTCGTCTCGGGAGAGAAGGAGGCGCTCGCGTCCCTCTTCCAGGTGCTCACCCAGCAGGGCATCGACTTCAAGGAGCTGGTCGTCTCGCACGCCTTCCACTCGGCGCTGATGGACCCCATCCTCGACACGCTGGAGACCATCGCGGCGGAGATCCGCTTCACGAAGCCCTCCATCCCCGTGGTGTCCAACGTCACCGGCGCGCTCATGGAGGACGCGCCCACCGCGCGCTACTGGCGCGACCATGCCCGGGGCGCGGTGCGCTTCGCGAACGGCATGCAGACGCTGCGCGACGCGGGGCACACGCTGTTCCTCGAGGTGGGGCCGGGCTCCAGCCTCTTGGGCCTCGGGCGTCAGTGCGTCCCCGACGAGTCCGCGCAGTGGCTCCCCTCGCTCAGCCGCCAGAAGGGCGACTGGGATGTGCTGTCGGAGAGCCTGCGCGCCCTCTACGTGAGCGGGTACACGGTGGACTGGCGCGGCTTCGACCAGCCCTACGCGCGCCGCCGGCTGCCGCTGCCCACCTACCCGTTCCAGCGCAAGCGCTACTGGGTGAAGGAGTCCGCCGCGCCGCTCTCGGCGCGTCAGGACCGGGGCGGTCATCCGCTGCTCGGCGAGCGCCTGCGCTCCACGCTGAAGGAGGCCCAGTTCGAGGCCCACTACAGCCTGGACACGCTCACCTACCTGGATGACCACCGCATCTTCGGCCTGCCCGTGCTGCCCACCACCGCGGCGCTGGAGCTGGTCACCCAAGGCGCGCGCGCGCACTTCGGCGTCGACGCCGTGGCCATGGAGCGCTTCCTGTACGGCGAGGCGCTCGTGCTCCCCGAGGACGGCGCTCGCGTCATCCACCTGGTCATCACGCCGGTGGAGGATGACCGCGCCACGTTCAAGGTCTTCAGCACGGACGAGCGCCCCGGCGCGCCGTGGGTGCAGCACATCGAGGGTGAGCTCAAGCCCCGGCGCGACGCGAACGACAGCGACGTGCGAGACGCCTCGGGACTCGCGGCGGCGCGCGAGCACTGCGCGAGCGCCGTTCCCATCGAGCGCTACTACCCGGCCATCCGGGAGATGGGCTTGGAGTACGGCCCCGCGTTCCGAGGCATCCAGGCGCTGTGGCAGGGCGAGGGCGAGGCGCTGAGCCACGTGCGCCTGCCGGAGCATGTGGCGTCCGAGCCCTACGCGCTCCAGCCCGCGTTCCTCGACGCCTGCCTCCACATCTACCCCGCGTTGGCCGAGGCCTACGGCGACTTCACCGTCCCGCCCGAGGACCCGCGCCGCACCTTCCTGCCGCTCAGCATGGAGCGCTACGTCGTCTACGCGCCGGGCACCCGCGACGCCTGGGTGCACGCGAAGCGCCGCGCCGGCGCCACGCCCGACAGCATGGTGGTGGACCTGCGCCTGCTCGCGGAGGACGGGCGCCTGCTCGCGGTGATGGAGGGCTTGCAGGTCAAGCGCCTCACCCAGGAGGCCATGCAGCCGACGGCCACCACCTCGGGCGACCCGGTGCTGGATGCCATCTACCTGCGGCAGTGGGAGGAGCGGCCCGCGCTCGCGCTGGCGCAGCGCAACCCGGAGGCGCTGCCCAACCGCTGGCTCATCTTCGCGGACCGGGGCGGCGTGGGCCGGGCGTTGGCGGAGCAGCTCCGCGCGCTCGGTGAGAAGTGCCACCTCATCTACCCGGACGTCACGCTGGTGGACGGCGAGCGGCTCAAGCCCATCGCGCCGGACGAGCCCAAGCTCTTCCACCGACTGGTGCGCGACTACTTCGGCGTGCCCGGCATCTCCTACCGCCACGTCGTCTACCTGTGGGGCCTGGACGCGACGCCCGCGGACACGCTGGCGCCCGAGCAGCTCGCCAGCGGCGAGGCGGGCGCGGTGGGCAGCGCGCTGCTGCTCATCCAGGCCGTGTCGGTGGTGAACTCGGTGACGGGCGCCACGCCTCGCGTGTGGTTCGCCACGCGCAACGCGCAGGAGGTGGGCAGCACGCCCGGCGCGGTGGAGGTCGCGCAGTCGCCGCTGTGGGCGCTCGGCGCGGCCATGGCCCTGCGCCACTCGGACCTGTGGGGCGGCCTCGTCGACCTGGACCGCGACGGCGCCGGCGGCGTCAATGCGGACGCGGCGGCGCTGCTCTCGGAGCTGTGGCACTCGGACGGCGAGGACCAGGTGGCGCTGCGCGGCGGCAAGCGCTTCGCGGCCCGGCTCACCCGGACGCAGAAGCCTCGGCCGGAAGCGGGCGCGCGGCTGTTCCGCGCCGACGCCACGTACCTCATCACGGGAGGACTCGGCGCCACCGGCCTGGAGCTGGCCCGGTGGATGGTGGCCCACGGCGGCGCCCGCCACCTGCTGCTCGCGGACGCACAGCCACTCGATGAGGCCCGCACGCGCGCGGTGGACGCGCTGGTGAAGCTGGGCGCGCACGTCAGCGTGTCGCGCGTGGACATCACCCGTGAAGCGGACGCGCAGCGGCTGTTCGCGGAAGCCAAGTCCCTGCCCACGCTCAAGGGCGTCTTCCACTGCGCCACGTCGCGGCAGGAGGACCTCCTGGACATGATTGTCTGGAAGAAGTTCTCCGGCGCGATGGCGCCCAAGGCGATGGGCGCGTGGCTGCTCCACCAGCACACGCTCGCGCTCCCGCTCGACCACTTCGTCCTCTTCTCGTCCGTGCAGAGCTGGATTGGCTCCGACACCGGCACGAACGAGGCGGCGGGGGGCGCGTTCATGGAAGCCCTGTCCACGCTCCGCCGCGCCCAGGGACTGCCGGCCACGGTGGTCCACTGGGGCGCGTGGGAGCTGCCCGGCCGGGCGCTCGCGCAGGCCGAAGCGGCGCGCGGGGTGCAAGCCCTCAAGCCCACCCAGGCATTGGAGGCGCTGGACTACGTGCTGCGCCACGACCTGCCGCGCGCGGCGGTCACCGCCACGGACTGGACCGCGTGGACCCAGCAGTTCCGAGGCGGCGCGCCCACGCTGTACTCCGCGCTGGGCAAGGCCGGCGCGCGCAAGCGCCGCTCGCAGCGAGCGGGAGAGGATCCGCGCCTGCTCCGCCAGCGCATCCAGGCGGCCTCCGAGCCCGAGCGCCGGGGCGTCATCATGGAAGTGGTCCGCAAGCAGGTGACGGACGTGCTGGGCGCCGACGAGCTGGTGGTGGTGGACGCGCCCCTCGTGGGCTTCGGCCTGGACTCGCTCGTGTCGGTGAACCTGGTGAACCGCCTGGAGCCCGCGCTGGGTGTGGCGGTGCCCGTCGCCAAGCTGCTGCAAGGCGCCACCATCCAGAGCCTGGTGGACGAGCTGTTCCCCACGCTGCGCGCCGAAGCGGGACGCGCGGCCTGA
- a CDS encoding SDR family oxidoreductase — protein MSTQTESRSKVVIISGGSRGLGQALVTHCLERGHTVATFSRSESPFVAQLKAKDPERRRFLWEPVDATDPAALKSFVHQVAETYGRVDALVNNAGVGIDGILTTMRGSQIEQGIDLNLKSAIYLIQACAKQMLLHQAGSIINVSSVNAVRGHSGVAVYSATKAALDGLTRSMARELGPKHIRVNSVAPGYFESEMVADLTAEAKNRIIRRTPLGRLGTADDMAHVVLFLLSPQSSFITGQTIVVDGGITC, from the coding sequence GTGTCAACACAGACAGAGAGTCGTTCCAAGGTCGTCATCATCAGCGGGGGCAGCCGGGGCCTCGGCCAGGCGCTCGTGACCCACTGCCTCGAGCGGGGCCACACGGTGGCCACGTTCAGCCGCTCCGAGAGCCCGTTCGTCGCGCAGCTCAAGGCGAAGGACCCCGAGCGCCGCCGCTTCCTCTGGGAGCCGGTGGATGCCACGGACCCGGCCGCCCTGAAGTCCTTCGTGCATCAGGTGGCGGAGACGTATGGGCGGGTGGACGCGCTGGTGAACAACGCGGGGGTGGGAATCGACGGCATCCTCACCACGATGCGCGGCTCGCAAATCGAGCAGGGCATCGACCTCAACCTCAAGTCCGCCATCTATCTCATCCAGGCGTGCGCCAAGCAGATGCTGCTGCACCAGGCGGGCAGCATCATCAACGTGTCGTCCGTGAACGCGGTGCGCGGCCACTCGGGCGTGGCCGTCTACAGCGCGACGAAGGCGGCGCTCGACGGGCTCACCCGCAGCATGGCGCGCGAGCTGGGCCCCAAGCACATCCGCGTCAACTCGGTGGCGCCCGGCTACTTCGAGAGCGAGATGGTCGCGGACCTCACCGCCGAGGCCAAGAACCGCATCATCCGCCGCACCCCGCTGGGACGCCTGGGCACCGCCGACGACATGGCTCACGTCGTGCTGTTCCTGCTCTCGCCCCAGTCGTCCTTCATCACGGGCCAAACCATCGTCGTCGACGGGGGAATCACATGCTGA
- a CDS encoding response regulator transcription factor produces the protein MTAPDESSGNLPDASPEAGQPTVTTRRTPCCKTGVRDRLCDIAIAYAQKKGLSARESEVFTRFVSKGRTSKEIAAELGIAYPTVKLYWTRIYRKLDCDDAVGALVAFVREMTQHLHCERCGAGPAILLGAGGQPDHVAA, from the coding sequence GTGACGGCTCCAGATGAATCTTCCGGGAACCTCCCCGACGCCTCGCCCGAGGCGGGACAGCCCACCGTCACCACGCGCAGGACTCCTTGTTGTAAGACGGGCGTGAGGGATCGCCTGTGCGACATTGCGATCGCCTACGCGCAGAAGAAGGGCCTGAGCGCTCGCGAGAGCGAGGTCTTCACGCGCTTCGTCTCCAAAGGCAGAACCAGCAAGGAGATCGCCGCGGAGCTTGGCATTGCCTATCCGACGGTGAAGCTCTACTGGACGCGCATCTACCGCAAGCTGGACTGCGATGACGCGGTGGGCGCGCTGGTGGCCTTCGTGCGGGAGATGACCCAACACCTGCACTGCGAGCGCTGCGGCGCGGGCCCGGCCATCCTGCTGGGCGCGGGCGGGCAACCGGATCACGTCGCCGCCTGA
- a CDS encoding homoserine dehydrogenase: protein MSSTQMKPLQVGLLGFGTVGKGTWDVLLRNGEEITRRAGRPIRITWIATRTLEKARVGTRGAAGVALTVDPAVVIAHPDVDIVVEAMGGIEPARTHVLAAIAQGKHVVTANKALLALHGNEIFAAAHARGVMVAFEAAVAGGIPIIKALREGLSANRIEWIAGIINGTSNFILSEMRARGASFETVLKEAQSLGYAEADPTFDVEGIDAAHKLTIMASIAFGVPMQFDRAYAEGISHLTREDIRYAEEFGYRIKLLGITRRTPAGIELRVHPTLIPARRLIANVEGAMNAVLVKGDAVGATLHYGPGAGAEPTASAVIADLVDVTRMHTADPEQRVPHLAFQPDRLSDVPFLPLGETTTSYYLRLRVQDRPGVVADITRILADRDISIAAMIQKEPRAGEQQADILLLTHRTQEKHVVAALAAIEALPTVAGKVVRIRLEELS, encoded by the coding sequence ATGAGCTCGACACAGATGAAGCCGCTTCAGGTGGGCCTGCTGGGCTTTGGCACGGTGGGCAAGGGCACGTGGGATGTGCTCCTGCGCAACGGTGAGGAAATCACCCGTCGCGCGGGGCGCCCCATCCGCATCACCTGGATTGCCACGCGCACGCTGGAGAAGGCGCGGGTGGGGACTCGCGGCGCCGCCGGGGTGGCGCTGACGGTGGACCCCGCGGTGGTCATCGCGCATCCGGACGTGGACATCGTGGTGGAGGCGATGGGCGGCATCGAGCCCGCGCGCACGCACGTCCTGGCCGCCATCGCGCAGGGCAAGCACGTGGTGACGGCGAACAAGGCGCTGCTCGCGCTGCACGGCAATGAAATCTTCGCGGCGGCGCATGCCCGGGGCGTGATGGTGGCCTTCGAGGCGGCCGTCGCGGGCGGCATCCCCATCATCAAGGCGCTGCGCGAGGGCCTGTCGGCCAATCGCATCGAGTGGATCGCCGGCATCATCAACGGCACGTCCAACTTCATCCTCTCCGAGATGCGCGCGCGCGGCGCGTCCTTCGAGACGGTGCTGAAGGAGGCGCAGTCGCTGGGCTACGCGGAGGCGGACCCCACCTTCGACGTGGAGGGAATCGACGCGGCGCACAAGCTGACCATCATGGCGTCCATCGCGTTCGGCGTGCCCATGCAGTTCGACCGCGCCTATGCCGAGGGCATCTCGCACCTGACGCGCGAGGACATCCGCTACGCGGAGGAGTTCGGCTACCGCATCAAGCTGCTGGGCATCACCCGCCGCACGCCCGCGGGCATCGAGCTGCGCGTGCACCCCACGCTCATCCCCGCGCGGCGCCTCATCGCCAACGTGGAGGGCGCGATGAACGCGGTGCTGGTGAAGGGCGACGCGGTGGGCGCGACGCTGCACTACGGCCCCGGCGCGGGCGCCGAGCCCACCGCGAGCGCGGTGATCGCCGACCTGGTGGACGTCACGCGCATGCACACCGCCGACCCCGAGCAGCGGGTGCCGCACCTGGCGTTCCAGCCGGACCGCCTGTCCGACGTGCCCTTCCTCCCCCTGGGCGAGACGACCACCAGCTACTACCTGCGCCTGCGCGTGCAGGACCGGCCCGGCGTGGTGGCGGACATCACGCGCATCCTCGCGGACCGTGACATCTCCATCGCCGCGATGATCCAGAAGGAGCCTCGCGCCGGAGAGCAACAGGCGGACATCCTCCTGCTCACGCACCGCACGCAGGAGAAGCACGTGGTGGCCGCGCTGGCCGCCATCGAGGCGCTGCCCACCGTGGCGGGCAAGGTCGTGCGCATCCGCCTGGAGGAGCTGAGCTGA
- a CDS encoding AMP-binding protein yields the protein MLERLESHGSRPAMFWEGNEVTYAALVTRVKAWQETLAKHGVKPGHSVALRGDYNPETCALLVALILQRTIAVPLAPSVKTLEEFLAIAECDALFEFQGTELKNVRRLEPQTHHSLMAHLRTQDVPGLILFSSGSTGKSKASLLDFERMLRKFKKARAGSRTLTFLLLDHIGGINTLLHALMSGGTIVPLLERTPQAVCAAIAKHRVQLLPTTPTFLNMLLMSEAYRQHDLSSLEMITYGTEPMPAATLKHLHEVFPTLKLKQTYGLSELGILQTKSKDDASLWVKVGGDGYEVKVIDNILWIRAESAMLGYLNAPSPFNEEGWFNTGDAVEVDGEYLRILGRKSEIINVGGEKVYPAEVESVILQLSNVTDVTVVGRPNPITGNVVFARVTVKEPEDPSALTKRLRQFCRGRLDSFKVPVAVEVVEGRLHGDRFKKARVG from the coding sequence GTGCTGGAGCGCCTGGAGTCTCATGGCTCGCGCCCCGCGATGTTCTGGGAAGGCAACGAGGTCACCTACGCCGCGCTCGTCACGCGCGTGAAGGCCTGGCAGGAGACGCTGGCGAAGCACGGCGTGAAGCCAGGCCACTCGGTGGCGCTCCGCGGGGACTACAACCCGGAGACGTGCGCGCTGCTGGTGGCCCTCATCCTTCAAAGGACCATCGCGGTCCCGCTCGCGCCCAGCGTCAAGACGTTGGAGGAGTTCCTGGCCATCGCCGAGTGCGATGCCCTGTTCGAGTTCCAGGGCACCGAGCTGAAGAACGTCCGCCGCCTGGAGCCCCAGACGCACCACTCGCTCATGGCGCACCTGCGGACGCAGGACGTGCCCGGCCTCATCCTGTTCAGCTCGGGCTCCACGGGGAAGAGCAAGGCGTCGCTGCTCGACTTCGAGCGCATGCTGCGCAAGTTCAAGAAGGCCCGCGCCGGCAGCCGCACCCTCACCTTCCTGCTGCTGGACCACATTGGCGGCATCAACACCCTGCTCCACGCGCTGATGTCCGGCGGGACCATCGTGCCGCTCCTGGAGCGCACGCCCCAGGCCGTGTGCGCCGCCATCGCGAAGCACCGCGTGCAGCTGCTGCCCACCACGCCCACCTTCCTCAACATGCTGCTCATGTCAGAGGCGTACCGGCAGCACGACCTGTCCTCGCTGGAGATGATCACCTACGGCACGGAGCCCATGCCCGCGGCCACGCTGAAGCACCTGCATGAGGTGTTTCCCACGCTCAAGCTCAAGCAGACGTATGGCCTGTCCGAGCTGGGCATCCTCCAGACCAAGTCCAAGGACGACGCGTCCCTCTGGGTGAAGGTGGGCGGCGACGGCTACGAGGTGAAGGTCATCGACAACATCCTGTGGATTCGCGCCGAGTCCGCGATGTTGGGCTATCTCAACGCGCCCTCGCCCTTCAACGAAGAGGGCTGGTTCAACACCGGCGACGCGGTGGAGGTGGACGGGGAGTACCTGCGCATCCTCGGCCGCAAGTCGGAGATCATCAACGTGGGCGGGGAGAAGGTGTACCCGGCCGAGGTGGAGAGCGTCATCCTCCAGCTCTCCAACGTGACGGACGTCACCGTGGTGGGGCGTCCCAATCCCATCACCGGCAACGTGGTGTTCGCGCGCGTCACCGTGAAGGAGCCGGAGGACCCGTCCGCGCTCACCAAGCGGCTGCGCCAGTTCTGCCGCGGCCGGCTCGACTCATTCAAGGTCCCGGTGGCGGTGGAGGTGGTGGAAGGCCGCCTGCACGGAGACCGGTTCAAGAAGGCGCGCGTCGGCTGA
- a CDS encoding ABC transporter ATP-binding protein gives MLTLRNLVKVYPGPVAALRGVDLEIPRGMFGLLGPNGAGKSTLMKILAGLLEPTSGEVTLEGMDLVRHPEQLRPHLGYLPQEFGFYPYLSGQDMLLYLLRLKGVTAPQGLPKLCAELLERVNLTFAAKRKVKEYSGGMRQRLGIAQALAGNPKLIIVDEPTAGLDPEERLRFYRLLAEVASERTVLLSTHIVEDVAMLCPRFAVIRTGRVVAITSPTEAKAAIQGTLFEGSVPPAEMSAFQQAHRITQAVLFEGRNRVRIHVPSGVAPAGFEHVPPTLEDAYHLLMRDAPADAPATAPAPAAVEVAR, from the coding sequence ATGCTCACTTTGCGCAATCTGGTGAAGGTGTATCCGGGGCCCGTGGCCGCGCTGCGAGGGGTGGACCTGGAGATACCGCGGGGGATGTTTGGCCTGCTGGGGCCGAACGGGGCGGGCAAGTCCACGCTGATGAAGATCCTGGCGGGACTGCTGGAGCCCACCTCCGGTGAGGTGACGCTGGAGGGGATGGACCTGGTGCGTCATCCCGAGCAGCTCCGCCCGCACCTGGGCTACCTGCCGCAGGAGTTCGGCTTCTATCCGTACCTCTCCGGCCAGGACATGCTGCTGTACCTGCTGCGCCTCAAGGGCGTCACCGCGCCGCAGGGCCTGCCCAAGCTGTGCGCCGAGCTGCTGGAGCGCGTGAACCTCACGTTCGCGGCGAAGCGCAAGGTGAAGGAGTACTCGGGCGGCATGCGGCAGCGGCTGGGGATCGCGCAGGCGCTGGCGGGCAACCCCAAGCTCATCATCGTGGACGAGCCCACCGCGGGCCTGGACCCCGAGGAGCGCCTGCGCTTCTACCGGCTGCTCGCGGAGGTCGCCAGCGAGCGCACCGTGCTGTTGTCCACGCACATCGTCGAGGACGTGGCCATGCTGTGCCCGCGCTTCGCCGTCATCCGCACCGGCCGCGTGGTGGCCATCACCAGCCCCACCGAGGCGAAGGCCGCCATCCAGGGCACCCTCTTCGAGGGCTCGGTGCCGCCCGCGGAGATGTCCGCGTTCCAGCAGGCGCACCGCATCACCCAGGCCGTCCTCTTCGAGGGGCGCAACCGCGTGCGCATCCACGTGCCCTCGGGGGTGGCGCCCGCGGGCTTCGAGCACGTGCCGCCCACGCTGGAGGACGCGTACCACCTGCTCATGCGCGACGCGCCCGCGGATGCACCCGCCACGGCCCCCGCGCCCGCCGCCGTGGAGGTGGCGCGATGA